One region of Arvicola amphibius chromosome 3, mArvAmp1.2, whole genome shotgun sequence genomic DNA includes:
- the Cmbl gene encoding carboxymethylenebutenolidase homolog — MANEANPCPCDIGHKLEYGGMGQEVQVEHIRAYITKSPVDAGKAVIVVQDIYGWQLPNTRYVADMIAGNGYTTIVPDFFVGREPWDPAADWSTFPEWIKSRNAREVNREVEAVLRYLKQKCHAQKIGIVGFCWGGTVVHHVMLRYPEVRAGVSVYGIIKDSEDVYNLKNPTLFIFAENDAVIPLEQVSVLTQKLKKHCIVNYQVKTFSGQTHGFVHRKREDCSPADKPYIEEARRNLIEWLNKYM; from the exons ATGGCTAATGAAGCTAACCCCTGTCCGTGTGACATTGGTCACAAGCTAGAGTATGGTGGCATGGGCCAGGAAGTTCAGGTCGAGCACATCAGGGCATATATCACCAAATCCCCCGTGGATGCAGGCAAAGCTGTGATTGTCGTCCAGGATATATATGGCTGGCAGCTGCCCAACACCCGGTATGTGGCCGACATGATTGCTGGAAACGGATACAC AACCATTGTTCCAGACTTCTTTGTGGGGCGAGAACCATGGGACCCAGCTGCTGACTGGTCCACCTTCCCTGAGTGGATAAAATCAAGAAATGCCAGAGAAGTCAATCG agaGGTCGAGGCTGTCCTGAGGTATCTGAAACAAAAGTGTCATGCCCAGAAGATTGGCATTGTAGGCTTCTGCTGGGGGGGTACCGTTGTGCACCACGTGATGCTGAGATACCCGGAAGTCAGGGCGGGGGTGTCTGTTTATG GCATCATCAAAGACAGTGAAGATGTTTATAATTTGAAGAACCCGACGTTGTTCATTTTTGCGGAAAATGATGCCGTGATCCCACTTGAGCAG GTCTCCGTGCTGACTCAGAAACTGAAAAAACACTGCATAGTTAATTACCAAGTTAAAACATTTTCTGGGCAAACTCATGGCTTTGTGCATCGGAAGAGAGAAGACTGCTCCCCTGCTGACAAGCCCTACATTGAGGAGGCGAGGAGGAATCTCATTGAGTGGCTGAACAAGTACATGTAA
- the Cct5 gene encoding T-complex protein 1 subunit epsilon, giving the protein MASVGTLAFDEYGRPFLIIKDQDRKSRLMGLEALKSHIMAAKAVANTMRTSLGPNGLDKMMVDKDGDVTVTNDGATILSMMDVDHQIAKLMVELSKSQDDEIGDGTTGVVVLAGALLEEAEQLLDRGIHPIRIADGYEQAARIAIDHLDKISDSVLVDIKNPEPLIQTAKTTLGSKVVNSCHRQMAEIAVNAVLTVADMERRDVDFELIKVEGKVGGRLEDTKLIKGVIVDKDFSHPQMPKEVKDAKIAILTCPFEPPKPKTKHKLDVTSVEDYKALQKYEKEKFEEMIQQIKKTGANLAICQWGFDDEANHLLLQNDLPAVRWVGGPEIELIAIATGGRIVPRFSELTSEKLGFAGVVREISFGTTKDKMLVIEKCKNSRAVTIFIRGGNKMIIEEAKRSLHDALCVIRNLIRDNRVVYGGGAAEISCALAVSKEADKCPTLEQYAMRAFADALEVIPMALSENSGMNPIQTMTEVRAKQVKESNPALGIDCLHKGTNDMQHQHVIETLIGKKQQISLATQMVRMILKIDDIRKPGESEE; this is encoded by the exons tCTCACATAATGGCTGCAAAAGCTGTGGCAAACACAATGAGAACGTCTCTGGGACCAAACG GGCTGGACAAGATGATGGTAGATAAGGATGGCGATGTCACCGTAACAAATGATGGTGCCACCATTCTCAGCATGATGGATGTTGATCATCAGATTGCCAAACTAATGGTTGAACTGTCCAAATCCCAAGACGATGAAATTGGAGATGGAACCACAGGAGTGGTTG TCCTGGCTGgtgccttgttggaagaagccGAGCAGCTGCTGGACCGAGGCATCCACCCAATCAGAATCGCTGACGGCTATGAACAGGCTGCCCGAATTGCTATAGATCACCTGGACAAGATCAGTGATAGTGTCCTTGTTGACATAAAGAACCCTGAACCCCTGATTCAGACTGCAAAAACCACGCTGGGCTCCAAAGT GGTTAACAGCTGTCATCGACAAATGGCTGAGATCGCTGTGAATGCCGTCCTCACAGTGGCAGATATGGAGCGGAGAGACGTTGACTTTGAGCTCATCAAAGTGGAAGGCAAAGTGGGCGGGAGGCTGGAGGACACCAAACTTATAAAGGGTGTGATTGTGGATAAGGACTTCAGTCACCCGCAGATGCCTAAA GAAGTGAAAGATGCTAAGATTGCCATTCTCACGTGTCCATTTGAGCCACCTAAGCCAAAGACAAAGCACAAGCTGGATGTGACCTCTGTGGAGGACTACAAAGCCCTGCAGAAATACGAAAAGGAAAAGTTCGAGGAGATGATTCAGCAG ATTAAAAAAACTGGTGCTAACCTGGCTATTTGCCAGTGGGGTTTTGATGATGAAGCCAATCATTTACTTCTTCAGAACGACCTCCCTGCGGTTCGCTGGGTAGGAGGACCCGAGATTGAG CTGATCGCCATTGCAACAGGAGGACGAATCGTCCCAAGGTTCTCAGAGCTTACGTCCGAGAAGCTAGGCTTCGCTGGTGTGGTGCGTGAGATCTCATTTGGCACCACAAAAGACAAAATGTTGGTCATTGAGAAGTGTAAGAACTCTAGAGCTGTGACCATTTTCATCAGAGGAGGCAACAAGATG ATCATTGAAGAAGCAAAACGATCCCTCCACGATGCCTTATGTGTCATCCGGAACCTCATCCGCGACAATCGAGTTGTGTATGGAGGAGGGGCTGCTGAAATATCATGCGCCCTGGCAGTCAGTAAAGAAGCGGATAAG TGCCCAACTTTGGAGCAGTATGCCATGAGAGCTTTCGCGGACGCCTTGGAGGTCATCCCCATGGCCCTTTCGGAAAACAGTGGCATGAATCCCATCCAGACCATGACTGAAGTCCGAGCCAAACAAGTGAAGGAGTCCAACCCTGCCCTTGGCATTGACTGTCTGCATAAGGGCACAAATG atatGCAGCATCAGCATGTCATAGAAACCTTGATTGGCAAAAAGCAGCAGATCTCTCTTGCCACACAGATGGTTAGAATGATTCTGAAGATTGATGACATTCGTAAGCCTGGAGAATCTGAAGAATAA